The genomic segment ACCGGCAGCTACGACCGCAACGCCGCCGTCAACGTCGGCTCCAACCTGGTGAGCATCAATCCGCACTACGCGGTCACGCTGTTCCTCACCCCCAAGCTGGAGACCAGTTGGCGCTTCCACTATCTCTGGAACTCGCGCAACCACGACCCGAATCCCGCCTATCGCGCCCCCAGCATCCAGCCCGGCCAGGCCTTCCACTTCAATGCGGCGGTGTCGTACCAGGTGAGGCCGCGGCTGCGCGTCGGCGTGAATGCCTACTACCTGAAGGAGATCACCGACCCCAGGATCGGCGGGTTGGCCGTGCCCAATGCGCGGGAGCAGATCGCATCCCTGGGGCCGGGCATGATGCTGTCGCTCAAGCCGGTGGACCTGATCATGAACGCGTTCTTCGAGATGGGGGCCGAGAACCGGCCGCAGGGGGTGAGGGCGGTGGTCCGCATCCTCAAGTTCTTTCCCCGGCCGGAGCCCAAGGCCAAGCCCTAAGCCATCCGGCGCACGACCGGATCCAGCCGGTCGAAGGCTTCCTGGAGGATGCGCCGCGAGGTGGCAAAGCAGAGGCGCAGATGGCCGGTCGCGCCCGGCCCGAACCAGCGCGCCGCGCCCGGGACCAGCGCCACCCGGGCCTTCTCGCGCAAGTGCTCGCACACTTGCTCCGCGTCCTCACCCAGCGAGCGGATGCAGGGGAAGACCACGTAGGTGCCCTGGGGCGGGGCGACGGTCACACCCGGCCACTGCCGCAGGCGCCGGAGGGCGTAGTCGCGCTGTCCCTGCAGGAAGCCGACGAACTGGGCCAGCCAGCCGAGGCCGCCGTGCAGGGCCGCGATGACCGCCACCTGCGACAGCACCGAAACCCCAAAGACGGTGCCGGGGGCGTCGGAGGCGTTCACGATCTCCTGCCGCCACTGCGGATCGGAGCACACTACGCAGCCCACCCGCAACCCACCCAGGGCGAAGTTCTTGGAGAAGCCGTGAACGGTGACCGTCCGGCGCGCGATCTCGGGTGAGAGCGAAGCCAGGGCCACGTGGCCGTTGGGGGGATAAACGATGTCGGACCAGATCTCGTCGGAGAGCAGGCGCAGGCCGTGAGCGAGCGCCCACTCGGCCACGCGCGCCTGCCAATCTCCCGGATAGACCACGCCCAGCGGGTTGTGAGGATTGCACAGCCACAGCATGCGGGTGCGCGGGGCGAGCCGCGCCTCCATCCCCGCTATGAACTCCTCCGCCGTGGTCGCGGTGGTCACGGGGACGCCCACGGGGACCGCGCCGGCGCGCGCGATGGTGTGGCTGAGGATGAAATCCACCGGGTCCGGGATGAGGACCTCGTCTCCGGGCCGCAGGCTGGCTCGCCCCACCACCGCCATGGCCGAAGCGGCGCTGTCGGTGGCGAAGACATGCTCGGCGGTGCAGTCGAGCTTCCGGGTGGCGCGCATCCACTCCGCCACCGCCTCGCGGAACTTGGGCAAGCCCTCGGGCGGACCGTAACTGAGCACTCCGTCCTGGACGTAGCGGACCAGCTCCTGCTGGATGGCGGGGCAGATGGGGAAGTCGGGGTCGGCGGCGGTGAGCGGGATCACGTCGGCGGGCTGCTGCGCCCAGCGCAGGTTGAAGGCGCGCTCGCGCAGCAGGTCCAGCCGCACCGCGTCGTCGGAGAAGAAAGCGTCGCTCATGGAAGGATTCTACTTGGCAATGGGCAGAACCACATTGTCGTTCAAGGGCGCCAGGAAGCGCTGCACCAGCTCGCGTCCCTGAGCCACATAGGGAGCGCACTGCTGGCGGCGCTGGCGGGTGTAGGCGGCGAGTGCCTGGAGGAGATCGGGCTGCGTCACTGCCTGCGCCAGCGCGACGGCGTCGGCGATGGCCGACGACACCCCCTGGCTGGTGAAGGGCGAGAGGGGATGCGCCGCGTCCCCCACCAGCACCAGGTTGCCGTGGTGGAAGTGAGGAAGCAGGTCGGTATCGACCGGGCGCCAGACGTAGACCCCGGAGAAGTCCGTGGCGGCGAGCATGGCCGGTACCGGCTCCGCCCACCCTCCCACCATCTTCTCCACGAAGGCGTGGCGGGACTCGGCGCTCTCCTGGGGCGGCGGAAAGCGGTGGGCGTCGAACTGCACGAACCAGACGACATGGGCCGGGTTCACCGGCAGGACGCCGAGGGCGACGCCGCCGCCGGCGGCATGGAACTTGTTGAAGTCGCGTCCCGCCCAGCGCATGACCTCCTCGGCGCCCGAGATCCCCACCACCTCCAGCACCTGGGCGTCGGTGGCAGGCCAGTCCGGGAACAAAGTCTCCCTCGCGCGCGAGTGGATGCCGTCGGCGGCCACGTACAGGTCGGCTCGCACGTGCTCTCCCGAACTCATGCGGGCGGCGGCGACGCGGCCGGCGCCGTCGAACTCCAGCGCTTCCAGCTCCACCTCGAAGGCGGGGGCGCTCTCCGGCGGCAGGGCGCGCATCA from the Terriglobales bacterium genome contains:
- a CDS encoding transporter translates to MKPIRRAMVLAILAALPAARPAAGQQVQLPPMNLGATSFMDGVAGPGVLLQQTLLPYHAGRINGADGRQLPGDNSVTALGSLSQVVFISRVKFLGAYVGAEILLPAAHVNVETDLGVRGSDGGVGDLILGPVMLQWPEHKVLGKPLWQRVVLDINVPTGSYDRNAAVNVGSNLVSINPHYAVTLFLTPKLETSWRFHYLWNSRNHDPNPAYRAPSIQPGQAFHFNAAVSYQVRPRLRVGVNAYYLKEITDPRIGGLAVPNAREQIASLGPGMMLSLKPVDLIMNAFFEMGAENRPQGVRAVVRILKFFPRPEPKAKP
- a CDS encoding pyridoxal phosphate-dependent aminotransferase, producing MSDAFFSDDAVRLDLLRERAFNLRWAQQPADVIPLTAADPDFPICPAIQQELVRYVQDGVLSYGPPEGLPKFREAVAEWMRATRKLDCTAEHVFATDSAASAMAVVGRASLRPGDEVLIPDPVDFILSHTIARAGAVPVGVPVTTATTAEEFIAGMEARLAPRTRMLWLCNPHNPLGVVYPGDWQARVAEWALAHGLRLLSDEIWSDIVYPPNGHVALASLSPEIARRTVTVHGFSKNFALGGLRVGCVVCSDPQWRQEIVNASDAPGTVFGVSVLSQVAVIAALHGGLGWLAQFVGFLQGQRDYALRRLRQWPGVTVAPPQGTYVVFPCIRSLGEDAEQVCEHLREKARVALVPGAARWFGPGATGHLRLCFATSRRILQEAFDRLDPVVRRMA
- a CDS encoding NAD(P)/FAD-dependent oxidoreductase; its protein translation is MEVAIFGAGVAGLTSAITLHAQGCRCRVFERTRLSHEAGMGFILMPEGIACLESFGVRLAGVPLAGYQARDASGRVLHQQAMPAGSRSMRRRELIACLMRALPPESAPAFEVELEALEFDGAGRVAAARMSSGEHVRADLYVAADGIHSRARETLFPDWPATDAQVLEVVGISGAEEVMRWAGRDFNKFHAAGGGVALGVLPVNPAHVVWFVQFDAHRFPPPQESAESRHAFVEKMVGGWAEPVPAMLAATDFSGVYVWRPVDTDLLPHFHHGNLVLVGDAAHPLSPFTSQGVSSAIADAVALAQAVTQPDLLQALAAYTRQRRQQCAPYVAQGRELVQRFLAPLNDNVVLPIAK